A single genomic interval of Anopheles darlingi chromosome X, idAnoDarlMG_H_01, whole genome shotgun sequence harbors:
- the LOC125948133 gene encoding cell cycle control protein 50A — translation MPETVEGAEVPKTKRPSDSAFKQQRLPAWQPVLTAGTVLPAFFLIGIVFIPIGVLLLISSNSITEFVYDYTHCVSDTGNQTCAEIISRSSNKGTDCECTIAFELPEDFLGKVYLYYGMTNYYQNHRRYVKSRDDDQLLGRLSSTPSSDCAPFAYIDEEEQKPIAPCGAIANSLFSDRFEMYSVTLDRKVPLLQTEIAWPSDRQIKFRNPDGDLEEALRGFSSPKAWNRPLWELDKTNKDNNGFQNEDLIVWMRTAALPTFRKLHRRIDHSQDGFQEGLSKGNYTFKVMYSYSVIEFEGTKKFILSTTSLLGGKNPFLGFAYIIVGSVCLLLGLVLLIIHVKCNKTNGGISNVHQRSSSRP, via the exons ATGCCGGAAACGGTAGAAGGTGCTGAGGTGCCCAAGACAAAGCGCCCCTCGG ATTCGGCCTTCAAGCAGCAACGGCTGCCCGCTTGGCAACCTGTCCTCACCGCTGGCACAGTTCTGCCAGCATTCTTCCTTATCGGCATCGTGTTTATACCAATCGGGGTGCTACTGCTGATCTCATCGAATTCG ATAACCGAGTTCGTGTACGATTACACGCACTGCGTGTCGGATACGGGGAATCAAACATGTGCCGAAATCATCAGCAGAAGCTCGAACAAGGGCACGGATTGTGAATGCACCATAGCGTTCGAGCTGCCGGAGGATTTCCTCGGCAAGGTGTACCTCTATTACGGGATGACCAACTACTATCAAAACCATCGACGGTATGTGAAGtcacgcgacgacgaccagctgCTTGGCCGATTGTCCTCCACGCCATCCAGTGACTGTGCACCGTTTGCGTACATAGACGAGGAGGAACAAAAACCGATAGCACCGTGCGGTGCGATAGCGAACTCGCTGTTCAGCGACCGATTCGAGATGTACTCGGTTACGCTCGACCGGAAAGTGCCGCTGTTGCAAACCGAGATCGCCTGGCCATCAGATCGGCAGATCAAGTTCCGCAACCCGGACGGTGATCTCGAGGAGGCCCTGCGGGGCTTTTCCAGCCCGAAGGCATGGAACCGCCCGCTGTGGGAGTTGGACAAGACGAACAAGGACAACAACGGTTTCCAAAACGAGGATCTGATCGTGTGGATGCGGACAGCGGCACTGCCGACCTTCCGGAAGCTGCACCGCCGCATTGATCACTCGCAGGACGGGTTCCAGGAGGGGCTTAGCAAGGGGAACTACACGTTCAAGGTTATGTATT CCTACTCGGTCATTGAGTTTGAGGGCACCAAGAAGTTCATACTCTCCACGACTTCGCTGCTGGGTGGTAAGAATCCGTTCCTTGGGTTCGCCTACATCATCGTCGGCAGTGTTTGCCTGCTGCTAGGACTGGTACTGCTTATCATTCACGTAAAGTGCAATAAAAC TAACGGCGGCATCAGCAACGTTCATCAGCGGTCGTCTTCGCGCCCCTAG